A genome region from Portunus trituberculatus isolate SZX2019 chromosome 18, ASM1759143v1, whole genome shotgun sequence includes the following:
- the LOC123505405 gene encoding carbohydrate sulfotransferase 10-like yields MDSKSFRVKMASEQWCRTSYGHKSTGSALYWGWILPLHFFGGTWRLGCGAKVMITAAILILGAGLVSVLSTTSLETEIMEIIGQRMVQRSARVERMCQRYSTSLLQQYSMWVGTPANWTSVNQSLSYLDLLVHRYHRLIWCKVPKVASTSLVHGFLRVLGRDDLIQSVPRGQLHSVIRNLMPHPSPQEDLSSFTAFLVVRHPFQRLLSAYRDKLLNRLEHTQFSWFRDQYGSSIIQNHRRHPKPQRYQDVPTFREFVEYLIVTPVWEYNEHWRPYYMTCAPCHQRYSIIMKLDSIELESNYLVHITGLPELSPKHVHATINTSYAYPSLRNRNKKFQLSDFHIQRLHHKDRTGASDSDIESSFFSDLNMQLLMKLYSVYKIDFEMFDFSISPYDKYVQMNKKSKFSFIYFLPSGFFMKINELKEVLFWYHLSERPPARDPLPRVRKLFLYSDRDQDSNPCA; encoded by the exons ATGGACTCAAAG TCATTTCGTGTCAAGATGGCGAGCGAGCAGTGGTGCCGAACCAGCTATGGGCACAAATCCACTGGTTCTGCACTGTACTGGGGCTGGATCCTGCCACTTCATTTTTTTGG AGGTACGTGGCGACTTGGATGTGGAGCTAAAGTGATGATTACGGCAGCCATCCTTATCCTCGGAGCTGGTCTCGTCTCCGTGTTGTCCACCACATCTCTCGAAACAGAGATT ATGGAGATAATCGGGCAGCGGATGGTACAGCGCAGCGCAAGGGTGGAGAGGATGTGTCAGCGTTACAGCACTTCCCTTCTCCAGCAATACTC GATGTGGGTGGGGACCCCTGCCAACTGGACATCAGTGAACCAAAGTCTATCTTATCTCGACCTGCTAGTACATCGTTACCACCGCCTTATCTGGTGCAAG GTACCAAAGGTAGCATCCACTTCTCTGGTGCACGGCTTCTTGCGGGTGCTGGGAAGGGATGATCTCATACAATCTGTGCCTCGTGGTCAACTGCATTCTGTCATTCGTAACCTCATGCCACACCCTTCACCTCAAGAggatctctcttccttcactgccttTCTGGTTGTCAGGCACCCTTTTCAAAGATTGCTCTCAGCTTACAG AGACAAGTTGCTGAATCGACTAGAGCATACTCAATTTTCGTGGTTTCGAGACCAGTATGGCTCTTCCATTATCCAGAATCACCGGCGGCATCCTAAACCACAGCGATATCAGGATGTGCCCACCTTCAGGGAGTTTGTAGAATACTTGATTGTCACTCCAGTGTGGGAATATAACGAGCACTGGCGCCCCTACTACATGACGTGTGCTCCTTGCCATCAACGGTACTCCATCATCATGAAGTTAGACTCAATTGAACTAGAGTCAAATTATCTTGTGCATATAACGGGTCTCCCTGAACTCTCCCCAAAGCACGTCCACGCCACCATTAACACCTCGTATGCTTATCCTTCACTTaggaatagaaacaaaaaatttCAACTGAGTGACTTTCATATACAGCGTCTCCATCACAAGGATCGAACTGGTGCATCTGACTCAGACATAGAATCCAGCTTCTTTTCGGACCTTAACATGCAACTATTAATGAAGCTATACTCTGTTTATAAGATAGATTTTGAGATGTTTGACTTCAGTATTAGTCCTTATGATAAATATGTtcagatgaataaaaaatctaaattttcatttatttattttttgccaagTGGGTTTTTCATGAAAATTAATGagctaaaggaggtacttttttgGTACCACTTATCTGAAAGGCCACCCGCTAGGGATCCGttaccccgagtaaggaagctcTTTCTGTACTCGGACCGtgaccaggattcgaacccgtgcgcttga